One stretch of Halapricum desulfuricans DNA includes these proteins:
- a CDS encoding DUF1616 domain-containing protein, which yields MVTTKNTTKGIGAITAAIPTDLVAITVLFVVFDGLVFGYPAAVPPLRAVVGLAAVLFVPGYLFLAVLFPRRQSTVDGTGPVESATPAVQRLAHGGRPSWSERFVLSFGLSVAIVPILGLLVTPFTGSLSPQSVFHGLNAFVFVGTVAAVARRSVLPANERLQLPSRSVRDSLRTTFGRDESGLLSVALVLAVVVALASIGLAVTFPASGETYTSTALLTENGDGELVASGYPSTLDAGASEQLTLRVENHEGVETTYTAVVSLQRVDASGAVGETERILEEQETVQPGQTWTEPHTITPTMTGEDLRLQYHIYRGEPPQDVNGETAYRTLSLWVTVGSSE from the coding sequence ATGGTGACGACGAAGAACACGACGAAGGGGATCGGCGCGATCACTGCTGCGATCCCGACCGATCTCGTCGCGATCACCGTCCTGTTCGTCGTCTTCGACGGACTCGTGTTCGGCTACCCGGCCGCCGTTCCGCCGTTGCGTGCGGTGGTCGGTCTGGCAGCCGTGTTGTTCGTCCCCGGCTATCTGTTTCTGGCCGTCCTCTTTCCGCGCCGACAGTCGACCGTCGACGGGACCGGTCCGGTCGAGTCGGCCACGCCAGCGGTCCAAAGGCTCGCACACGGCGGCCGTCCGTCCTGGAGCGAGCGCTTCGTGTTGTCGTTCGGCCTCAGCGTCGCGATCGTTCCGATACTGGGTCTTCTCGTCACGCCGTTCACCGGCTCGCTCTCACCGCAGTCGGTGTTTCACGGGCTGAACGCGTTTGTTTTCGTCGGGACCGTTGCCGCGGTCGCTCGGCGGAGCGTCCTCCCCGCCAACGAGCGACTGCAGCTCCCGTCCCGCTCGGTGCGCGACTCGCTGAGAACGACGTTCGGCCGGGACGAAAGCGGTTTGCTTTCAGTCGCCCTCGTCCTGGCCGTCGTGGTGGCGCTCGCCTCGATCGGGCTCGCCGTCACGTTCCCTGCGAGCGGTGAAACGTACACCAGTACGGCACTGCTCACCGAAAACGGCGACGGCGAGCTCGTCGCGTCCGGATACCCCTCGACACTCGATGCCGGAGCGAGCGAGCAGTTGACGCTCCGTGTCGAAAACCACGAAGGCGTCGAAACGACGTACACCGCTGTCGTATCGCTCCAGCGCGTGGACGCGTCGGGGGCCGTCGGCGAGACGGAGCGGATCCTGGAAGAGCAGGAAACCGTCCAGCCCGGCCAGACCTGGACTGAACCCCACACGATCACGCCGACGATGACCGGCGAGGACCTCCGTCTGCAGTATCACATCTATCGGGGCGAGCCACCGCAGGACGTCAACGGGGAGACCGCGTACCGCACGCTCTCACTCTGGGTCACTGTCGGCTCGAGCGAGTGA
- a CDS encoding sulfatase produces MSQRDILWITLESIRFDHTSLAGHDRETTPCLSGLASDGRSFDQCFSHDIWTRSSSASILTGQAPSAHRTWSTDARLPDEITTIPEAFGNAGYRTACISPNGQLSASTGLDRGFDDFHYLVKSSLLAEAGPTSVAKWLLNIRRHSGGLTTDGNQHCVGYLGNEIAKRHIRNAGADDEPLFLYIHHGDSHHAYVPPMAWRDRFVDDLPVTVDEAVDIALDMSSNLHQYIAQDDPFTDEEWQTLRVMYDSAIAYVDSLAGELIDYAQANLSDPIVVVTADHGELFDEHGLLAHMLTTHSAVSRVPLVISGLDGLPTGGLVQHADVMRMLCSEVGVDHPVPVGQDVRDRQRDVAVTQRGGVRARGKLEAISAYSEQFPVEDFPADDLTTLRTRDYRYDTAGSYSRLFERPSEDVDLRDGTRDTADRFRNRAEEWLERFGQPVGETRTAQFNAEMRKQLDDLGYL; encoded by the coding sequence ATGTCCCAACGAGATATCCTTTGGATAACCCTAGAGAGTATCCGTTTCGACCACACGTCGCTTGCAGGCCACGACCGAGAGACGACTCCGTGCCTCTCGGGCCTCGCTTCCGACGGCCGGTCGTTCGACCAGTGTTTCTCACACGACATCTGGACGCGCTCCTCGAGTGCGAGCATCCTGACCGGGCAGGCCCCATCGGCCCATCGGACGTGGTCGACCGACGCGAGACTCCCCGACGAGATCACGACGATCCCCGAAGCCTTCGGGAACGCGGGGTACCGAACCGCCTGCATCTCACCGAACGGACAGCTGAGCGCGAGCACTGGCCTCGATCGCGGGTTCGACGACTTCCACTACCTCGTCAAATCGAGTCTGCTCGCCGAAGCCGGGCCGACGTCCGTCGCGAAGTGGCTACTGAACATCCGACGGCACTCCGGCGGCCTGACGACCGACGGTAACCAGCACTGTGTCGGCTACCTCGGAAACGAGATCGCGAAGAGACACATCAGAAACGCCGGAGCCGACGACGAACCGCTGTTTCTGTACATTCACCACGGCGACTCACACCACGCGTACGTCCCCCCGATGGCGTGGCGTGACCGGTTCGTCGACGATCTCCCAGTGACCGTCGACGAAGCCGTCGACATCGCGCTCGACATGTCCAGTAACCTCCATCAATACATCGCGCAGGACGACCCCTTCACCGACGAGGAGTGGCAGACGCTGCGCGTCATGTACGACTCGGCGATCGCGTACGTCGATTCGCTCGCCGGCGAGCTGATAGACTACGCGCAGGCGAACCTATCGGATCCGATCGTCGTGGTCACGGCGGATCACGGCGAGCTGTTTGACGAACACGGGCTGCTCGCACACATGTTGACGACCCACAGCGCCGTGTCGCGGGTGCCGCTGGTGATCAGTGGTCTCGACGGACTACCGACCGGGGGGCTCGTCCAGCACGCGGACGTGATGCGGATGCTCTGCTCGGAGGTGGGTGTCGACCATCCCGTCCCGGTCGGTCAGGACGTGCGCGATCGACAGCGGGACGTCGCCGTCACCCAGCGTGGCGGGGTTCGCGCGAGAGGGAAACTCGAGGCGATCAGCGCCTACAGCGAACAGTTCCCCGTCGAGGACTTTCCCGCCGACGATCTCACCACGCTCCGAACGCGGGACTACCGATACGACACGGCGGGGTCGTACTCGCGGTTGTTCGAGCGTCCGAGCGAGGACGTCGACCTGCGTGACGGAACGCGGGACACGGCCGACAGGTTCCGGAACCGCGCCGAGGAGTGGCTCGAGCGATTCGGCCAGCCCGTCGGTGAGACGCGTACCGCCCAGTTCAACGCGGAAATGCGGAAACAGCTCGACGACCTCGGCTACCTGTAG